In Pseudobacter ginsenosidimutans, the following are encoded in one genomic region:
- a CDS encoding MBL fold metallo-hydrolase, which translates to MLTIKKFPFNPLQENTYVVYNEQSDCLIVDPGCYFENERNELKQFIEKNGLRAKYLLNTHGHFDHVFGDQFVFTTWGLKPHLHETEKPVFDMALMAAQRWDMSFEPYSGDIIFLREYDTIRLGTDQLTVLFTPGHSPGHISFYCKEQNFVLSGDVLFRDSIGRTDLPGGDFNQLSESIRTRLYVLPDETIVYSGHGPETRIGYEKQHNPFVLG; encoded by the coding sequence ATGCTTACTATAAAGAAGTTCCCATTCAATCCGCTTCAGGAAAATACCTACGTGGTGTATAATGAGCAATCCGATTGTCTGATAGTTGATCCCGGCTGCTATTTCGAAAACGAGCGCAATGAATTGAAACAATTCATTGAAAAGAATGGTCTCCGGGCTAAATATTTGTTAAATACCCATGGTCATTTCGATCATGTTTTCGGCGATCAGTTCGTGTTCACCACCTGGGGGTTGAAACCGCACCTGCATGAAACCGAAAAGCCCGTGTTCGACATGGCTTTGATGGCTGCGCAACGGTGGGACATGAGCTTTGAGCCTTATTCCGGGGACATTATCTTTTTACGCGAATACGATACCATACGGTTGGGTACAGACCAGTTAACAGTGCTCTTCACTCCCGGCCATTCACCCGGTCATATCAGCTTCTATTGCAAAGAGCAAAACTTTGTACTGAGTGGCGATGTATTGTTCCGCGACAGTATCGGCCGCACGGACCTTCCCGGCGGGGATTTCAACCAGCTGTCCGAAAGTATTAGAACACGTTTGTATGTGTTGCCCGATGAAACTATCGTCTATTCCGGCCACGGCCCTGAAACCAGGATCGGGTACGAAAAGCAGCATAATCCTTTTGTACTGGGATAG
- a CDS encoding lipopolysaccharide biosynthesis protein has protein sequence MSIKKLAGQTLWYGVPRIFSRFLSFGISLLGFQLFDPNGSYAFTQIYAVVPFLNILFTYGLETSYFRFAQDHDRQKLYNTLNVSIIITTILFTALLFLFEKPLTSFIGMQRHPEFVTWMIWIVFFDTLYTIPMARLRQEERPRKYAFINMFSVLLNVALVLFFFYVAKPAREADPYTFLGQLYRPEIGIGYFIISNVIASAACLLLLYKEFTSFRFEFDMKLWKEVMKYSYPLIIVGFGGMINEMLSRLVYQKVSTATVTQREFELGVFGANYKLAVLITIFIQIFRMAAEPFFFNQSRQEGAQRMYARVMKFFVIACCFMFLFIALFLEAWKVLIAGKHPEYAEGLHIVPVLSMASIFLGIYYNLSVWYKLTNKNMTGAYITIAGAVITILLNIWWIPQFKYTGAAWATFCCYFFMMAISYVLGQKYYPIPYPKKKLITYLVIVTLMYILHEMIARNLDPHSSYYKITYYGAGLLFFALFTLLIMKVERKELARLPFVGKFFARPATR, from the coding sequence TTGAGCATAAAGAAATTAGCCGGCCAAACCCTCTGGTATGGCGTTCCAAGGATATTCAGCAGGTTCCTCAGCTTTGGCATCAGCCTGCTGGGATTCCAGTTGTTTGACCCTAACGGATCCTATGCTTTCACGCAGATCTACGCTGTTGTTCCCTTCCTTAACATCTTGTTTACATACGGTCTGGAGACCAGTTATTTCCGGTTTGCGCAGGACCATGACCGTCAGAAACTATACAACACCCTCAACGTATCCATCATCATTACCACCATTCTGTTCACGGCTCTTCTCTTTTTGTTCGAGAAGCCGCTGACCAGTTTCATTGGAATGCAAAGACATCCGGAATTTGTGACCTGGATGATCTGGATCGTTTTCTTCGATACGCTCTATACCATACCCATGGCGCGTTTGCGGCAGGAGGAAAGACCGCGCAAGTACGCGTTCATCAATATGTTCTCGGTATTGCTGAATGTGGCGCTGGTATTGTTCTTCTTCTATGTAGCCAAACCTGCCCGCGAAGCGGACCCCTATACTTTTCTTGGACAATTGTACAGGCCGGAGATCGGCATCGGCTATTTCATTATTTCCAATGTGATTGCCAGCGCCGCATGTTTGTTACTGTTATATAAAGAATTCACTTCTTTCCGTTTCGAGTTCGACATGAAATTATGGAAGGAAGTGATGAAATACAGTTACCCGCTGATCATTGTGGGTTTCGGGGGAATGATCAATGAAATGCTGAGCAGGCTGGTATACCAGAAAGTGTCAACAGCAACTGTTACGCAACGCGAATTTGAGCTGGGTGTATTTGGCGCCAACTATAAGCTGGCAGTGCTGATCACCATCTTCATCCAGATCTTCCGGATGGCGGCGGAGCCCTTCTTCTTCAACCAGAGCAGGCAAGAAGGTGCACAGCGCATGTACGCCAGGGTGATGAAATTCTTCGTGATCGCCTGCTGTTTCATGTTCCTGTTCATTGCACTCTTCCTGGAAGCCTGGAAAGTATTGATAGCCGGCAAACATCCTGAATATGCCGAAGGCCTGCACATTGTGCCGGTGCTGAGCATGGCCAGTATCTTCCTGGGCATTTATTACAACCTCTCCGTCTGGTACAAACTTACCAACAAGAATATGACCGGCGCCTATATCACCATCGCCGGTGCGGTGATCACCATTCTGCTCAATATCTGGTGGATCCCGCAATTCAAATATACCGGAGCGGCCTGGGCCACTTTCTGTTGCTATTTCTTCATGATGGCCATCAGCTATGTACTGGGACAGAAATATTACCCCATCCCCTACCCAAAGAAGAAACTGATCACTTACCTGGTGATCGTAACGTTGATGTATATCCTTCATGAAATGATTGCCCGTAATCTGGATCCGCACAGTTCGTATTACAAAATTACCTACTACGGAGCAGGATTGCTATTCTTCGCCCTCTTCACTTTGCTGATCATGAAAGTGGAAAGAAAGGAATTGGCGCGGCTCCCCTTTGTAGGAAAATTCTTCGCCAGACCGGCAACCAGATAA
- a CDS encoding sensor histidine kinase, which translates to MLSTKNLSPRQLAAYTAGILSIPIAIGIAVLTMNWKIGVVSLGVVFAGSYSLIIITLERFIYRKIKLIYKLIYQTKATKKEEVYFKYILPQKSIDEVREDVEEWGERRNREIESLRQNEAFRKEFLQNLSHEFKTPIFAIQSFVETLLDGAADDEKVRTKFLQNTSKNVDRLVNLVNDLDEISRLESGAQLLYKQNFIIQDLIRETYDSLSIKTQAKQIKTSIKKGCEAPVTVFADKEKIKQVLTNLVENACKYGKNGGTIVASVYKTDDSHVLIEIGDDGIGIEEEHLHRIFERFYRTDTARSRDKGGTGLGLAICKHIIEAHGQSIHVRSTPDVGTTIGFTLEAKREV; encoded by the coding sequence ATGCTTTCCACGAAAAACCTGTCTCCCCGGCAACTAGCCGCTTATACAGCTGGCATCCTGTCGATCCCAATAGCTATCGGTATCGCTGTGCTCACCATGAACTGGAAGATCGGTGTGGTCTCCCTGGGCGTAGTGTTTGCGGGTAGTTATTCCCTTATCATCATTACCCTGGAAAGATTCATCTACCGGAAGATCAAACTCATTTATAAACTGATCTATCAGACCAAGGCTACCAAAAAAGAGGAAGTGTATTTCAAATATATCCTTCCTCAAAAAAGTATCGATGAGGTAAGGGAAGATGTAGAAGAATGGGGCGAAAGGCGTAACCGTGAAATTGAATCGCTCCGCCAGAATGAAGCCTTCCGCAAAGAGTTCCTGCAGAACCTGAGCCACGAATTCAAAACGCCCATCTTCGCAATCCAGAGCTTTGTAGAAACGTTGCTGGACGGTGCAGCAGATGATGAAAAAGTTAGAACGAAATTCCTGCAGAATACTTCCAAGAACGTAGACCGCCTGGTAAACCTGGTGAATGACCTGGACGAAATATCACGCCTCGAAAGCGGTGCACAATTGCTGTACAAACAGAATTTCATCATCCAGGACCTGATCCGCGAGACTTACGATTCCCTCTCTATCAAAACACAGGCAAAGCAGATCAAGACCTCCATCAAAAAAGGTTGCGAAGCACCGGTAACAGTGTTTGCAGATAAAGAGAAGATCAAACAGGTACTCACCAACCTGGTGGAAAACGCCTGCAAATACGGTAAGAACGGAGGCACCATTGTTGCAAGCGTTTACAAAACCGACGACTCGCATGTGCTGATAGAAATCGGCGACGATGGCATCGGAATCGAAGAAGAGCACCTGCACCGCATCTTCGAAAGGTTTTACAGAACAGATACTGCACGCAGCAGAGATAAGGGCGGTACCGGCCTGGGACTGGCCATCTGTAAACATATCATTGAAGCACATGGACAAAGTATCCATGTGCGTAGTACTCCTGATGTGGGAACCACTATCGGTTTTACTTTGGAAGCAAAACGCGAAGTGTAA
- a CDS encoding response regulator — MDSKGKKILIADDEPDILEIIQYNLSREGYDVITAKDGDDALVKAKSSQPQLIVLDIMMPKKNGVEVCEILRAQPAFKDTLIIFLTALNDESSQIKGLETGADDYVSKPISPKVLVSRVNALFRRVNKDEPEDKVIRIDNLEIDPVKFEVKVNGNSVVLAKKEFELLYLLASRPGRVFLRNEILNHVWGNDVIVGDRTIDVHIRKVRQKLGVDCITTVKGVGYKFDL, encoded by the coding sequence ATGGACTCTAAAGGAAAGAAGATCTTAATCGCTGATGATGAACCGGATATCCTTGAGATCATTCAATACAATCTGAGCCGGGAAGGGTATGATGTGATCACTGCAAAAGACGGTGACGATGCCCTGGTAAAGGCTAAATCGAGCCAGCCCCAGTTGATTGTACTGGACATCATGATGCCTAAGAAGAATGGAGTGGAAGTTTGTGAGATCCTTCGCGCCCAACCTGCCTTCAAAGACACCCTTATTATTTTTCTCACTGCCCTGAACGATGAAAGCTCCCAGATCAAAGGCCTGGAAACCGGCGCCGACGACTATGTGAGCAAGCCCATCAGCCCCAAAGTACTGGTCAGCCGCGTAAACGCCCTCTTCAGAAGAGTGAACAAAGATGAGCCGGAAGACAAGGTGATCCGTATAGACAACCTGGAGATCGACCCGGTGAAATTTGAAGTGAAAGTGAATGGCAACTCCGTGGTACTGGCTAAAAAAGAATTCGAGCTCCTGTACCTTCTGGCATCGAGGCCCGGACGCGTGTTCCTGCGGAACGAGATCCTCAATCATGTATGGGGCAACGATGTAATTGTAGGCGACCGCACCATCGATGTTCACATCCGGAAAGTCCGTCAGAAACTCGGCGTGGACTGCATCACAACTGTAAAAGGTGTAGGTTATAAGTTTGATCTGTAA
- a CDS encoding ABC transporter ATP-binding protein — protein MSEGKEKKIFNFGLLRRVFQFAAPYKRRFYISLGLAILLAVLSPIRPYLIQLTINDYVKDGAAAALVDKIRFIDIVIWVTVIQIGLLLIESAFRFWFSFLTAWLGQSVVKDLRVKVYRKILGLNLSQFDKTPIGTLTTRTINDIEAINDIFADGLIPIIADLLSIIAILIFMFVSDWKLTLVSLAPFPILIAATYVFKESVNKSFIRVRNAVAALNAFVQEHITGMPVVQAFAAEDREFNKFKKINREHRNANIKAIFAYSVFFPVVEIVLAVGTSLLVWWAATHAMQLEGKSAEDLIGKMISFYLCLNLLFRPLRVIADKFNVLQMGMVASERVFKVLDNDDYVKKDGNFAPEQVKGKIEFDHVSFAYVDDRYVLKDVNFKAQPGETIAIVGHTGSGKTTIISLINRLYHIQKGAIRVDDVNIEEFQLDALRKNVGVVLQDVFLFSGSVLDNITLRNPAIPRERVVEAAMLIGMHDFIMQLPGGYDYNVMERGSSLSLGQRQLLSFIRALLYNPSILILDEATSSVDTESELLIQEAIEKLIAGRTSIVIAHRLSTIRKATQIIVLDKGEVKESGNHEELMKLQGFYYKLHQMQFEKQVQG, from the coding sequence ATGTCAGAAGGGAAGGAGAAAAAAATATTCAACTTTGGTTTGCTCAGAAGGGTGTTCCAGTTCGCTGCCCCTTACAAGAGAAGATTCTACATTTCGTTGGGCCTGGCGATACTACTCGCAGTATTATCACCCATCAGGCCGTATCTCATACAACTTACCATCAATGATTATGTGAAGGACGGAGCTGCTGCCGCACTGGTAGACAAGATCCGCTTCATCGATATCGTGATCTGGGTAACTGTTATCCAGATCGGGTTACTGCTGATAGAATCAGCTTTCCGTTTCTGGTTCTCTTTTCTCACAGCCTGGCTGGGACAGAGCGTGGTGAAAGACCTGCGCGTGAAAGTGTACCGGAAGATCCTCGGACTGAATCTTTCGCAGTTCGATAAAACGCCCATCGGCACTCTCACCACCCGCACCATCAACGATATCGAAGCCATCAACGATATTTTTGCAGATGGACTGATCCCCATCATTGCAGACCTGCTATCCATCATCGCCATCCTGATCTTCATGTTCGTGAGCGACTGGAAGCTGACCCTCGTGAGCCTGGCGCCATTCCCGATCCTGATAGCAGCCACTTATGTTTTCAAGGAGAGCGTGAACAAATCGTTTATCCGTGTGCGTAATGCCGTGGCTGCACTGAATGCCTTTGTACAGGAACATATCACGGGAATGCCCGTGGTACAGGCATTCGCCGCAGAAGACCGCGAGTTCAATAAATTCAAAAAGATCAACCGCGAACACCGCAACGCCAATATCAAAGCCATCTTCGCTTATTCTGTTTTCTTTCCCGTAGTGGAAATTGTACTGGCCGTAGGCACCAGTCTCCTTGTCTGGTGGGCAGCCACTCATGCCATGCAGCTCGAAGGCAAGTCAGCAGAAGACCTGATTGGTAAAATGATCTCTTTCTATCTCTGTCTCAACCTGCTCTTCCGCCCGCTCCGCGTGATCGCAGATAAGTTCAACGTATTGCAGATGGGCATGGTGGCCAGTGAGCGCGTGTTCAAGGTGCTGGACAATGATGATTATGTGAAGAAAGACGGCAACTTTGCGCCGGAACAGGTGAAGGGGAAGATCGAATTCGATCATGTGAGCTTTGCATATGTGGATGACCGTTATGTGCTGAAAGATGTGAACTTCAAGGCGCAGCCAGGTGAAACCATCGCCATTGTTGGACATACCGGCAGCGGCAAAACCACCATCATCAGTCTGATCAATCGCCTGTATCATATTCAGAAAGGCGCTATCCGCGTGGATGATGTGAATATCGAAGAATTCCAGCTGGATGCCCTCCGCAAGAATGTAGGTGTGGTGCTGCAGGATGTATTCCTGTTTTCCGGTTCCGTGCTGGACAATATCACATTGCGTAATCCTGCGATCCCACGGGAAAGAGTAGTTGAAGCAGCAATGCTGATCGGTATGCACGATTTCATCATGCAACTGCCCGGAGGTTATGATTACAACGTGATGGAAAGAGGAAGCTCATTGAGCCTGGGCCAGCGTCAGCTATTATCGTTTATCCGCGCATTATTATACAATCCATCCATTCTTATTCTTGATGAAGCCACTTCTTCAGTGGACACAGAAAGCGAATTATTAATCCAGGAAGCAATTGAAAAATTGATTGCAGGCAGAACGAGTATTGTGATTGCACACAGGTTAAGCACCATCCGCAAAGCCACACAGATCATTGTGCTGGATAAAGGAGAAGTGAAGGAATCCGGGAATCATGAGGAGTTGATGAAGCTGCAGGGCTTTTATTACAAGTTGCACCAGATGCAGTTTGAGAAGCAGGTGCAGGGGTAA
- a CDS encoding nucleotidyltransferase, whose amino-acid sequence MDILDEELINFWSTLNRNGVRYIMVGGFATRLHGHDRNTDDLDMWIEDTIENRRNLRKSFKELGQGDLVSLETMQFLPGWTSFYVGAGIELDIMTSMKGLEQYTFSECLEKASHANFEGINVPFLHINHLIDNKKVVNRLKDQDDVRELEKIKKLREQEGE is encoded by the coding sequence ATGGACATTCTCGATGAAGAATTGATCAATTTCTGGAGCACATTGAACAGGAATGGAGTACGTTATATTATGGTCGGAGGGTTTGCAACTCGCTTGCATGGGCATGATAGAAATACTGATGACTTGGATATGTGGATAGAAGATACGATTGAGAATAGGAGGAACCTTAGAAAGAGCTTTAAAGAATTAGGCCAGGGGGACCTTGTTTCTCTGGAAACAATGCAATTTTTGCCAGGTTGGACAAGCTTTTATGTTGGCGCTGGAATTGAGCTTGATATTATGACCTCAATGAAAGGCCTCGAGCAATATACTTTCTCCGAATGCCTTGAAAAAGCTTCCCATGCTAACTTTGAAGGTATCAATGTTCCATTTTTACACATTAATCATCTAATTGATAATAAGAAAGTTGTAAATAGACTTAAAGATCAGGATGATGTCAGAGAATTAGAAAAGATCAAAAAACTACGTGAGCAGGAAGGTGAGTAA
- the atpB gene encoding F0F1 ATP synthase subunit A, with translation MKVSSLKSFAVASFSLFMILFSNVTLAQHDQHGEQGHAATEEKKGFDANKVIFDHVLDGHEYHFMDVTGEDGHLHPISLPLPVMLYSPQRGFTAFLSSKFEHGHADYNGYRLVDGKVIPVNEAGQIDESVKVYDISLTRNVVQMLVALTLLVVIMLSIAKKYKKGIGVKQAPSGFQNAVEPVITFVRDEVAKPNLGQKKYAKYLPLLLTIFFFILINNLFGLLPGSANVTGNIAFTAVLGLISFVVILFSGNKHFWGHIFNPPVPGFVKPIMVLVEFLSIFTKPFALIIRLFANMLAGHIIIICLISLIFIFGGMSAGIGWGFSPISIGFSVFIFLIEVLVAFIQAFIFTNLTAVFIGQAIEETHHHDDHAHHDLPDDAVII, from the coding sequence ATGAAGGTTAGCAGTCTCAAATCCTTTGCAGTAGCGAGTTTCAGCCTTTTTATGATTCTTTTTTCTAATGTAACTCTTGCACAGCATGACCAGCATGGAGAACAAGGCCATGCAGCTACAGAAGAAAAGAAAGGATTCGATGCCAATAAGGTGATTTTCGACCACGTTCTGGACGGTCATGAATACCATTTCATGGACGTTACCGGCGAAGACGGTCATTTGCATCCCATCTCCCTCCCGCTGCCTGTGATGCTTTACTCTCCCCAGCGCGGTTTCACTGCTTTCCTCAGCTCTAAATTCGAGCACGGTCATGCAGACTATAACGGATACAGACTGGTAGACGGTAAAGTGATTCCCGTAAACGAAGCCGGACAGATCGATGAGTCCGTGAAAGTGTATGATATCTCCCTCACACGTAACGTAGTTCAGATGCTGGTGGCGCTTACCCTCCTGGTAGTGATCATGCTGAGCATCGCTAAAAAATACAAAAAAGGAATTGGTGTAAAACAGGCTCCTTCTGGTTTCCAGAATGCAGTTGAACCTGTGATCACTTTTGTAAGGGATGAAGTGGCAAAGCCAAACCTTGGTCAAAAGAAGTACGCGAAGTATCTTCCGCTCCTGCTGACCATCTTCTTCTTCATCCTGATCAATAACCTCTTTGGCCTGCTCCCCGGATCAGCCAATGTAACCGGTAATATCGCATTCACTGCTGTACTCGGTCTGATCTCTTTTGTAGTGATCCTGTTCAGCGGTAACAAACATTTCTGGGGGCATATCTTCAACCCGCCTGTACCTGGCTTTGTAAAGCCTATCATGGTGCTGGTTGAGTTCCTCAGTATTTTCACCAAGCCATTCGCATTGATCATCCGTCTTTTTGCGAATATGCTGGCTGGTCACATTATCATTATCTGTCTGATCTCTCTGATATTCATCTTCGGAGGTATGAGTGCAGGTATCGGTTGGGGATTCTCACCCATCTCCATCGGTTTCTCTGTATTCATCTTCCTGATTGAAGTGCTGGTAGCATTCATCCAGGCGTTCATCTTCACTAACCTTACAGCCGTGTTCATCGGCCAGGCCATTGAAGAAACACATCACCATGATGATCATGCGCACCACGATCTGCCGGATGATGCAGTGATCATTTAA
- the atpE gene encoding ATP synthase F0 subunit C yields the protein MDLLNIMLSEVAWANAGGAIGAGMAAIGAGIGIGQIGKGAVEAIARQPEAANDIRANMILTAAFVEGVALFAVIAGILAMFV from the coding sequence ATGGATCTTTTAAACATTATGTTGAGCGAAGTAGCCTGGGCTAATGCCGGAGGCGCTATCGGTGCAGGTATGGCTGCTATCGGTGCTGGTATCGGTATCGGTCAGATTGGTAAAGGTGCAGTAGAAGCTATTGCCCGCCAACCGGAAGCTGCTAACGACATCCGCGCTAACATGATCCTGACTGCTGCGTTTGTTGAGGGTGTTGCCCTGTTCGCAGTTATCGCAGGTATCCTGGCTATGTTCGTTTAA
- the atpF gene encoding F0F1 ATP synthase subunit B yields the protein MILLKSGIDLLVPENGLLIWTALAFLIVFYILSKFAWKPILNSLKERETGIADSLATAERVKAEMAQMKSDNEKLLAEAREERAKLLKDAAETRDRIINEAKEKAKVEANKLILDARSAIEQQKMAALTDVKNQVGNLVIEVAEKVLRRELANKAEQENYIKSLASEVKLN from the coding sequence ATGATATTACTTAAATCCGGCATCGACTTACTTGTACCAGAAAATGGATTATTGATCTGGACTGCGCTGGCTTTCCTCATCGTATTCTACATCCTTTCCAAATTTGCCTGGAAGCCCATCCTGAACTCCCTGAAAGAAAGGGAAACAGGTATCGCTGACTCCCTGGCTACTGCAGAAAGAGTAAAGGCTGAAATGGCCCAGATGAAGAGCGACAATGAAAAATTGCTGGCTGAAGCACGTGAAGAAAGAGCAAAGCTGCTGAAAGATGCTGCGGAAACAAGAGACAGGATCATCAATGAAGCGAAAGAAAAAGCCAAGGTTGAAGCCAACAAGCTGATCCTGGATGCAAGATCTGCTATCGAACAGCAGAAAATGGCTGCCCTCACTGATGTGAAAAATCAGGTTGGTAACCTCGTTATCGAAGTAGCTGAAAAAGTACTGCGCCGCGAACTGGCCAATAAAGCTGAGCAGGAGAACTATATCAAATCATTGGCAAGCGAAGTGAAACTGAACTAA
- the atpH gene encoding ATP synthase F1 subunit delta, producing MPNPRLAGRYAKSLVDLALERNALEEVYKDMLFLQKVCKNSREFVSLLKSPVVKADKKAAILDAVTGSEITELTASFNRLLVNKGREGNLPEIIAAFIDQYKQYKGIQTVRLTTAVPVSDGLKDQIIAKVQEQAGTKNIDLTTTVDEAILGGFKLEIGDTLVDASISYDLNKIKAQFLNNDFIYKIR from the coding sequence ATGCCCAATCCACGTTTAGCTGGAAGATATGCAAAGAGCCTGGTAGACCTGGCGCTCGAAAGAAATGCACTGGAGGAAGTATATAAAGATATGCTCTTCCTGCAGAAGGTTTGCAAGAACAGCCGCGAGTTCGTGAGCCTGCTGAAAAGTCCTGTGGTAAAAGCCGACAAGAAGGCTGCTATCCTGGACGCCGTTACAGGCAGCGAGATCACTGAGCTCACAGCTTCTTTCAACCGCCTGCTGGTAAACAAAGGCCGCGAAGGAAACCTGCCTGAGATCATCGCAGCGTTCATAGACCAGTACAAGCAATACAAAGGAATTCAAACTGTTCGTCTCACCACTGCAGTTCCCGTTAGCGATGGCCTGAAAGACCAGATCATCGCCAAAGTACAGGAGCAGGCAGGAACAAAGAATATCGATCTCACTACAACAGTGGATGAAGCTATTCTCGGTGGTTTCAAACTGGAGATCGGAGATACACTGGTGGATGCCAGCATCTCTTATGATCTGAACAAGATCAAAGCCCAGTTCCTGAACAACGACTTTATTTATAAAATCAGGTAG
- the atpA gene encoding F0F1 ATP synthase subunit alpha produces MVEIKPDEISAILRQQLSNFNAAADLEEVGTVLQVGDGIARVYGLSNVRSGELVEFENGVKAIALNLEEDNVGVVLMGESGDIKEGSKARRTGKIASINVGEGMLGRVVNTLGDPIDGKGPIKGERYEMPLERKAPGVIFREPVKEPLQTGIKAIDAMIPVGRGQRELIIGDRQTGKTAIAIDTIINQKEFFEAGKPVYCIYVAIGQKASTIAGVMKTLEDAGAMPYTTIVAASASDPAPLQFYAPFAGAAIGEFFRDTGRPALIVYDDLSKQAVAYREVSLLLRRPPGREAYPGDVFYLHSRLLERAAKVISDDNVAKNMNDCPDSIKHLVKGGGSLTALPIIETQAGDVSAYIPTNVISITDGQIFLEGNLFNAGIRPAINVGISVSRVGGSAQIKSMKKVSGTLKLDQALYREMEAFSKFGGDLDAATKMVIDKGARNVEILKQPQYTPFKVEKQVAIIYLGTQGLLREVPVKRVREFEDHFLLEMDNKLPDVLAEFKKGILDDNSIKKMVDLAKSLMPQYK; encoded by the coding sequence ATGGTAGAAATTAAACCCGATGAGATCTCAGCGATATTGCGCCAGCAATTGAGCAATTTCAATGCCGCCGCTGATCTTGAAGAAGTGGGTACTGTATTACAGGTGGGTGACGGTATCGCCCGTGTATACGGATTAAGCAACGTACGCTCCGGTGAGCTCGTTGAATTTGAAAATGGCGTTAAAGCTATTGCCCTCAACCTCGAAGAAGACAACGTGGGTGTGGTATTGATGGGTGAGAGCGGAGACATCAAAGAGGGTTCAAAAGCACGCCGTACCGGTAAGATCGCTTCTATCAACGTAGGAGAAGGAATGCTGGGCCGTGTTGTAAATACCCTGGGCGATCCTATCGACGGTAAAGGTCCTATCAAAGGTGAGCGTTATGAGATGCCCCTCGAGCGTAAAGCTCCTGGCGTTATCTTCCGTGAGCCTGTAAAAGAACCGCTGCAAACCGGTATCAAAGCCATCGACGCGATGATCCCTGTTGGTCGTGGTCAGCGTGAGCTGATCATCGGTGACCGTCAGACTGGTAAAACAGCTATCGCTATCGATACTATCATCAACCAGAAAGAATTCTTCGAAGCTGGTAAACCTGTATATTGTATTTATGTAGCCATTGGTCAGAAGGCTTCTACCATCGCCGGTGTGATGAAAACCCTGGAAGATGCAGGCGCAATGCCCTACACTACCATCGTAGCGGCTTCTGCTTCTGATCCCGCTCCGCTGCAGTTCTACGCTCCATTTGCTGGTGCTGCCATCGGTGAGTTCTTCCGCGATACCGGACGTCCTGCACTCATCGTGTATGATGACCTTTCAAAACAAGCCGTAGCTTACCGTGAGGTATCCCTGCTGCTCCGCCGTCCGCCAGGCCGTGAAGCTTACCCTGGTGACGTATTCTACCTGCACAGCCGTCTGCTCGAGCGCGCCGCCAAGGTGATCAGTGACGATAACGTTGCAAAGAATATGAACGACTGCCCTGATTCTATCAAGCACCTCGTTAAAGGTGGTGGTTCTCTGACCGCTCTGCCGATCATTGAAACACAGGCCGGTGACGTATCTGCATACATCCCAACCAACGTGATCTCCATCACCGATGGTCAGATCTTCCTGGAAGGTAACCTCTTCAACGCCGGTATCCGTCCGGCCATCAACGTAGGTATCTCCGTATCCCGCGTAGGTGGTTCCGCTCAGATCAAATCCATGAAGAAAGTATCCGGTACCCTGAAACTGGACCAGGCCCTCTATCGTGAGATGGAAGCCTTCTCCAAATTCGGTGGTGACCTCGATGCCGCTACCAAAATGGTAATCGACAAAGGTGCACGTAACGTGGAGATCCTGAAACAACCTCAGTACACTCCGTTCAAAGTGGAAAAACAAGTAGCGATCATCTACCTCGGTACTCAAGGTCTGCTCCGCGAAGTTCCGGTTAAACGTGTACGTGAGTTCGAAGACCACTTCCTCCTGGAAATGGACAACAAACTCCCTGATGTACTTGCCGAATTCAAGAAAGGCATCCTTGATGATAACAGCATCAAGAAAATGGTTGATCTCGCAAAGAGCCTCATGCCTCAGTACAAATAA